A DNA window from Candidatus Sulfidibacterium hydrothermale contains the following coding sequences:
- a CDS encoding PorP/SprF family type IX secretion system membrane protein, which produces MPTAWGKFLLFILVMGMTTGLLAQQEPAFTQYTSSYMYVNAGYAGLNQGICIHSIARQQWAGFKDEDGNKIAPQDFMITADAPVTAIHGGAGLSIIQDKLGFETNVGVRFSYSYHLQLEAGVLGMGLGINLLNRSIDFSKFKPVQSNDPVLLNSKQSAMMLDANLGFFFKSNSNYYIGLSATNLLESQGKDLSTSGTTIRYQTDRTFYLVAGYSFALPSHHRFEIQPSLLIQSDLVSTQYNISTVVNYNNRFWGGINYRYQESVAIMVGVYYQGFNFGYSYDISTLSMGVPGSHEITLSYCFKLKINKNKTSYKNTRYL; this is translated from the coding sequence ATGCCTACTGCTTGGGGAAAATTTTTGCTTTTTATTCTGGTCATGGGAATGACTACCGGGTTGTTGGCCCAACAAGAGCCGGCATTTACCCAGTATACTTCATCCTACATGTACGTTAATGCCGGATACGCCGGCCTGAATCAGGGCATTTGCATCCACAGCATTGCCCGTCAACAATGGGCCGGATTTAAAGATGAAGACGGAAATAAAATAGCTCCCCAAGATTTTATGATCACAGCCGATGCACCGGTAACCGCTATTCACGGTGGTGCCGGATTAAGCATCATACAGGACAAACTGGGATTTGAAACCAATGTAGGGGTTCGGTTTTCCTATTCTTATCACCTGCAACTCGAAGCCGGAGTACTCGGAATGGGCCTTGGCATTAACCTGCTGAACCGCAGCATCGATTTTTCCAAATTCAAACCGGTTCAGTCAAACGACCCGGTATTGCTGAACTCCAAGCAAAGCGCCATGATGTTGGATGCTAACCTGGGTTTCTTTTTCAAATCCAACAGCAATTATTACATCGGGCTGTCGGCTACCAATCTTCTGGAATCGCAGGGAAAAGACCTGAGTACTTCCGGAACAACGATTCGTTATCAAACCGACCGTACTTTTTACCTCGTAGCAGGTTATTCATTTGCTTTACCATCGCATCATCGTTTCGAAATCCAGCCGTCGCTACTCATTCAATCTGATTTGGTTTCCACACAATATAATATTTCTACTGTCGTTAATTACAATAACAGATTTTGGGGCGGTATCAACTATCGCTACCAGGAATCGGTAGCGATAATGGTTGGTGTGTATTACCAGGGATTCAATTTCGGGTACTCGTACGATATTTCCACATTATCGATGGGAGTTCCGGGGAGTCACGAAATCACCCTGAGTTATTGCTTTAAACTGAAGATAAACAAAAACAAAACCAGTTATAAAAACACCCGATATCTGTAA
- the porK gene encoding T9SS ring complex lipoprotein PorK/GldK: MKKSWYLYLFAVILLAGCSNSNTGELVGTRPNTRPFYQPHPYGMVFIPQGSFTMGAGGVDIAHSHLIQPKTVSVSGFYMDQTEITNDEYRQFVDWVRDSIARTILGDIRPDDYLIEQNPKTGETYDPPKLNWKTKIDWNSQDQDIRDALEQMYLPENERFFRHKEIDTRKLIYSYYWVDLHAAAMDHLRERTHPGQNIPHHTRSEYVHNETINVYPDTLVWITDFTYSFNDPMTEKYFSHPAYDHYPVVGVNWNQARAFCVWRTELLNNAMAKRKGGTVLSEFRLPTEAEWEWAARGGNQLNPYPWGGPYTRNAKGCFLANFKPLRGNYVADGGLRTVVVGHYPPNGFDLYDMAGNVAEWTNSAYDPSSYNLSWDMNPNYTYNAKKDDPPSMKRKVIRGGSWKDIAYYLQVTTRAYEYQDTAKSYIGFRCIQPYLGRNEGDNANRASRVYH, encoded by the coding sequence ATGAAAAAAAGTTGGTATTTATATTTGTTTGCAGTCATTCTCCTGGCAGGCTGTAGTAATTCAAATACCGGAGAGTTGGTGGGCACACGGCCCAATACGAGACCTTTTTATCAACCCCATCCATACGGAATGGTCTTTATTCCGCAGGGGAGTTTTACCATGGGTGCCGGTGGTGTAGACATTGCTCACAGTCATTTAATTCAACCAAAAACAGTTTCCGTGTCGGGATTTTACATGGACCAAACGGAAATTACCAATGATGAATACCGTCAGTTTGTCGACTGGGTCCGCGATTCCATTGCCCGCACGATTTTGGGAGACATTCGGCCGGATGATTATCTGATCGAGCAAAATCCGAAAACCGGAGAAACTTATGACCCACCCAAGTTAAACTGGAAAACAAAAATCGACTGGAACAGCCAGGATCAAGATATCCGGGACGCTTTAGAACAAATGTATCTCCCGGAAAATGAAAGGTTTTTCAGACACAAAGAAATTGACACCCGTAAGCTGATTTATTCTTATTACTGGGTTGACTTACATGCAGCAGCCATGGACCATTTGCGTGAACGTACGCATCCCGGACAAAACATTCCGCATCACACACGTTCTGAATATGTTCACAACGAAACCATTAACGTTTATCCTGACACTTTGGTGTGGATTACTGATTTTACCTACTCTTTTAATGATCCGATGACGGAAAAGTATTTTTCTCATCCGGCATATGATCATTATCCTGTAGTAGGAGTCAACTGGAATCAGGCCAGAGCTTTTTGTGTGTGGAGAACCGAATTGCTGAACAATGCCATGGCAAAAAGAAAAGGAGGCACGGTTCTCTCAGAATTCCGGCTTCCGACCGAAGCCGAATGGGAATGGGCTGCCCGTGGCGGAAACCAATTGAATCCTTATCCGTGGGGAGGACCTTACACCCGGAATGCCAAAGGCTGTTTCCTGGCCAACTTTAAACCGTTGCGGGGCAATTATGTGGCTGACGGCGGTTTACGGACAGTTGTCGTCGGACACTATCCGCCTAACGGATTTGATTTGTATGACATGGCCGGTAACGTAGCCGAATGGACCAACAGTGCCTACGACCCGTCTTCTTATAACCTCTCGTGGGACATGAATCCGAACTACACTTACAACGCAAAAAAAGACGATCCTCCTTCCATGAAAAGAAAAGTAATTCGTGGCGGATCATGGAAAGATATTGCGTACTATTTGCAGGTAACAACTCGTGCCTACGAATATCAGGATACGGCAAAATCGTATATCGGATTCCGCTGTATCCAGCCGTATCTGGGTAGAAATGAAGGCGACAATGCCAACCGTGCATCACGGGTTTATCATTAA
- the porL gene encoding type IX secretion system motor protein PorL/GldL: protein MAKVYGIGASVVLIGALFKINHYGGADIMLAVGLGTEAIIFFLSAFEDPHVEPDWSLVYPELASMYHPVKGAETPKKVQSPTKQLDEMLKKANIDEKVIERLGSGLEKLSENAVKMADVSDAAAASKDFADNMKKAGRSVQQLGEVIHEDVEAAGSYAQNMQSVNRNAEVLSNAYVQAAEILKGNMDSTEEFVGTVKQASQSAKSLAENYQKSAEALAKSVEALDFNAVSGDEYNKQIQKIAENLAALNVMYENQLRSSQQSVETSGKMQATVSELLSTLDKSASQTGVFVQQMQLLTQRMEALNKVYGNMLSAMNIQSDK from the coding sequence ATGGCCAAGGTTTATGGTATTGGGGCATCTGTTGTACTTATCGGCGCCCTGTTCAAAATCAACCACTATGGTGGAGCCGATATTATGCTGGCTGTCGGTTTGGGAACAGAAGCCATTATCTTTTTCCTCTCGGCTTTTGAAGATCCGCATGTGGAACCAGACTGGAGCTTGGTTTATCCTGAGCTGGCCAGTATGTATCACCCGGTCAAAGGAGCTGAAACCCCGAAAAAAGTTCAATCTCCCACAAAACAACTGGACGAGATGTTGAAAAAAGCCAACATCGACGAGAAAGTAATTGAACGACTGGGTTCCGGACTGGAAAAACTTTCGGAAAATGCAGTGAAAATGGCTGACGTGAGCGATGCAGCAGCGGCTTCCAAAGATTTTGCTGACAACATGAAAAAAGCCGGACGATCAGTTCAACAGTTAGGAGAAGTGATTCACGAAGATGTGGAAGCTGCCGGAAGTTATGCCCAAAATATGCAATCGGTCAACCGTAATGCGGAAGTCCTTTCCAACGCTTATGTACAGGCCGCCGAAATCCTGAAAGGAAACATGGATTCCACCGAAGAATTTGTAGGAACCGTAAAACAGGCTTCACAATCCGCCAAAAGTCTGGCAGAAAATTATCAAAAATCGGCAGAAGCACTGGCCAAATCCGTTGAAGCACTTGACTTTAATGCAGTGAGTGGCGATGAATACAACAAGCAAATCCAAAAAATTGCCGAAAACCTTGCGGCACTCAATGTCATGTACGAAAATCAGTTACGCTCATCTCAACAAAGTGTGGAAACTTCAGGTAAAATGCAGGCCACCGTTTCTGAATTGCTTTCTACCCTTGATAAATCGGCCTCACAAACCGGAGTATTTGTACAACAAATGCAATTGCTGACCCAGCGGATGGAAGCGCTGAATAAAGTATATGGAAATATGCTCTCGGCCATGAATATCCAAAGTGATAAATAA
- the porM gene encoding type IX secretion system motor protein PorM/GldM yields the protein MAGYKETPRQKMIAMMYLVLYALLALNVSKQVLDAFLVVNENVQDTNTSLSTKIASTYNHFKTQYQLNQAKVGPYWEKAKIVRKESNNMVRYLQHLKLKLVEVSERKDSAFVVQHYYFDTLVPDPYNPGEMKKVKELNLRIVPTKDRYNDVTNYMIGVGNSKKGEAYRLSDKMNAYRHKIIQIMNLPENTTKVGLITNYLGKKKIIYYNADRQKQDWENHNFYYTILAADITLVNKIISEVKMAEFDALNYLFSSITAKDYKFDHVEAKVIPYSTYVLEGNKYKAQVLVAAYDTKTKPTVRILPGADTITDQNIGKTQLVQGKGGIVKIQLPANKEGIHQYAGIIEMIDPKTNQKAKYYFKGKYMVAPPSLTVAPLRMNVFYLGVENPVSITAPGISSNAIHPSITAGKLYKKGRNWVVKIKKPVPGNKVYVSATAMIDGRNVLLGRSEFRIKRVPSPTAEIAGRSNGQIGKNTLLAARAIIPNMKDFLFDNYYFKVVSFSFATILNGDWLQYNIKGNTFTPEAMKLIRSAKHKQKFFFENIQAVGPDGSIRTLNPISLEIK from the coding sequence ATGGCTGGATATAAAGAAACCCCGAGGCAAAAAATGATTGCCATGATGTATTTGGTACTCTATGCCCTGTTGGCATTGAATGTATCAAAACAGGTACTGGACGCTTTTTTGGTAGTGAATGAAAATGTACAGGATACCAATACCAGTCTCAGCACCAAAATTGCATCAACGTACAATCATTTTAAAACACAATATCAGCTAAACCAGGCAAAAGTCGGCCCCTATTGGGAGAAAGCCAAAATCGTACGGAAAGAATCAAACAATATGGTACGTTACCTGCAGCACCTGAAGCTGAAACTGGTAGAAGTTTCCGAACGAAAAGACTCAGCTTTTGTGGTGCAGCATTATTACTTTGACACCCTGGTTCCTGATCCTTACAATCCGGGGGAGATGAAAAAGGTAAAAGAGCTGAACCTGCGGATTGTTCCTACCAAAGACCGGTATAACGATGTAACAAACTATATGATTGGTGTGGGTAATTCGAAAAAAGGAGAAGCTTACCGGCTAAGTGACAAAATGAATGCGTACCGGCATAAAATCATTCAGATCATGAATCTTCCCGAAAACACTACAAAAGTCGGGCTCATCACCAATTATCTCGGAAAGAAAAAGATTATCTATTATAATGCCGACCGGCAAAAACAAGACTGGGAAAACCACAACTTCTATTATACCATTCTTGCCGCTGATATCACGCTGGTAAACAAAATTATTTCGGAAGTAAAAATGGCCGAATTTGATGCGCTGAATTATCTGTTCAGTTCCATCACGGCCAAAGATTACAAATTTGACCATGTAGAAGCCAAAGTAATTCCTTACAGTACCTACGTTCTTGAAGGAAATAAATACAAGGCCCAGGTATTGGTAGCAGCATATGACACCAAAACCAAACCCACCGTGCGAATTTTGCCGGGTGCCGATACCATTACCGACCAAAATATCGGAAAAACACAACTGGTACAAGGCAAAGGCGGAATCGTAAAAATCCAGCTCCCTGCAAATAAAGAAGGCATTCATCAGTATGCAGGAATTATTGAAATGATTGATCCCAAAACCAATCAGAAAGCCAAATATTATTTCAAAGGAAAATATATGGTGGCTCCGCCATCGCTTACCGTGGCTCCGTTACGGATGAATGTATTTTACCTTGGGGTGGAAAACCCGGTTTCTATTACGGCTCCGGGAATCAGCTCCAACGCTATTCACCCGTCAATTACTGCAGGAAAACTTTACAAAAAAGGACGGAATTGGGTGGTCAAGATCAAAAAGCCGGTTCCCGGAAATAAAGTATATGTTTCGGCCACCGCCATGATTGACGGACGAAATGTGCTGCTGGGCCGGTCAGAATTCCGGATTAAACGGGTTCCGAGTCCGACTGCTGAAATTGCCGGCCGTTCTAACGGACAAATCGGTAAAAACACCCTGTTAGCTGCCCGGGCCATTATTCCGAATATGAAAGATTTCCTGTTCGACAATTACTATTTTAAAGTGGTTTCGTTTTCGTTTGCCACCATCTTGAACGGTGACTGGCTCCAGTACAACATCAAAGGAAATACCTTCACTCCGGAAGCCATGAAACTGATTAGAAGTGCTAAACACAAACAAAAATTCTTTTTTGAAAATATTCAGGCTGTGGGTCCGGATGGTTCTATCCGAACACTGAACCCCATTAGTTTAGAGATAAAATAA
- the porN gene encoding type IX secretion system ring subunit PorN/GldN: MKKIFLYGFLLFVFGVPLMVTGQITVNTPSDGLFQDQGVIKRIPMPLPTVRKADIMWSKRIWREIDFRQKMNNVFYFPTTPHQNWKSFITVIMDALKQGKITAYDISSTDELLVPITYNEIIARQTDTTHETLRRSTPPYDEYDTVIINTFDPTQVMRLRLKEDWYFDSKRSQMLVRIEAFCPVMIKEHNGQQVSVPLFWVSYADARKVLAQSLAFNPNNSAMRLTFDDIFIKRLFRSYIYKEQNMFDRRISEYATGVAAIKESQRIQREMFNFEQYLWQY, translated from the coding sequence ATGAAAAAAATATTTTTATACGGTTTTCTGTTATTTGTTTTCGGCGTGCCCCTGATGGTAACCGGACAAATTACCGTAAACACTCCATCTGACGGCCTGTTTCAGGATCAGGGAGTAATCAAACGCATTCCTATGCCTCTTCCGACCGTACGAAAAGCAGATATCATGTGGTCGAAAAGAATCTGGCGCGAAATTGATTTTCGCCAGAAAATGAATAATGTGTTTTATTTCCCTACCACACCGCATCAAAACTGGAAATCTTTTATCACGGTCATTATGGATGCGCTGAAACAGGGGAAAATTACGGCGTATGACATCTCCTCCACCGACGAACTGCTGGTTCCTATTACATACAACGAAATCATTGCCCGGCAAACCGATACCACACATGAAACATTGCGCCGTTCCACTCCGCCTTATGATGAATACGACACGGTAATTATTAATACGTTTGATCCGACGCAGGTGATGCGTTTACGGCTGAAAGAAGACTGGTATTTCGATTCAAAGCGGTCGCAGATGCTGGTGCGTATTGAAGCTTTTTGTCCGGTAATGATCAAAGAACACAACGGACAACAAGTTTCTGTTCCGCTTTTCTGGGTATCTTATGCTGATGCTCGAAAAGTGTTGGCACAATCGCTGGCATTTAACCCCAACAATTCGGCCATGCGTCTTACTTTTGATGATATCTTCATTAAACGCCTGTTCCGGAGTTATATTTATAAAGAACAAAATATGTTTGACCGACGTATCAGTGAATATGCCACGGGAGTAGCCGCCATTAAAGAATCACAACGCATTCAACGCGAAATGTTCAACTTTGAACAGTATCTCTGGCAATATTAA
- a CDS encoding KamA family radical SAM protein gives MTHSIYWESINLQPDVLQIVQKIIKENPFLVQIFKKADTYEEAKNRLRRWITEYADQHPAIATYLRNSNSGSLDRLSWQEIAVIRLMDYVENEGKSFTDPNLNGAMVTNWPVKHLWLAIRYGKGNAKRAFFLDMLYLFRQFNGKLGQNKPSKEKVLRWMSRYSSGLDEKVVKERKHNKDRIIRKIIQNIDLGLQKSRRFQFRPGMNFEEKYRMVSSWWNDYRFHLSFAIRHPDMLNEMLGNSLSEKTMKRLYEARKKGIPLFVNPYYLSLLSENCDFQAPVADKVLRDYVFPSQKLIDSFGHIVAWEKEDIMRPGEPNAAGWLLPAYHNIHRRYPDVAIFIPDTTGRACAGLCASCQRMYDFQNGHFNFNLKKLQPRMSWPEKMHLLMDYFEKDTQLRDILITGGDAFMNSDESLKQILDAVLTMAVRKKEKNKNRKDGEKYAEIVRIRLGTRIPVYLPQRVTDSLIQILSDFRRKAGEAGIRQFVVQTHIESAMEITPETQKAVQKLIRAGWVVTNQQVFITAASLRGHTVRLRQVLNDIGILPYYTFSVKGFMENHYNFTPNARAVQELAEEKVYGRIPENLQNLLKTVHEKEICVPEVINKIRQQAGIPFVATDRNLMNLPGVGKSLGFRTIGITADGRRILCFKYDKNRRHSPIVKNNEEVIIIESKSIAKYLRQLESMGQNIREYQSVWGYSLSETESLSAVYLYPEYDFKVTERFTHLQPGAKTESFDKEEKNVSILVSQEYNN, from the coding sequence ATGACGCATTCGATTTACTGGGAAAGTATAAATCTTCAACCTGATGTTTTACAGATTGTACAAAAGATTATCAAAGAGAATCCTTTTCTCGTTCAAATTTTCAAAAAAGCGGATACTTACGAAGAAGCCAAAAACCGGTTAAGGCGCTGGATAACGGAATATGCCGATCAACACCCGGCTATTGCTACCTATTTGCGTAATAGCAATTCCGGTTCTTTAGACCGGTTATCCTGGCAGGAGATAGCTGTTATCCGGTTAATGGATTATGTTGAAAACGAAGGGAAATCTTTTACAGATCCGAACCTGAACGGGGCTATGGTAACAAATTGGCCGGTGAAACATTTGTGGTTGGCTATTCGGTACGGAAAAGGTAATGCCAAAAGAGCTTTTTTTCTGGATATGCTTTATTTGTTCCGGCAGTTCAACGGTAAACTGGGGCAAAATAAACCGTCAAAAGAAAAGGTGTTACGTTGGATGAGCCGTTATTCCAGTGGGTTGGATGAAAAAGTGGTGAAAGAGCGAAAACACAATAAGGACCGGATTATCCGGAAGATCATCCAAAATATAGATTTGGGTCTCCAGAAAAGCCGGCGATTTCAGTTTCGGCCCGGAATGAACTTTGAAGAAAAGTATCGAATGGTTTCTTCCTGGTGGAACGACTATCGGTTTCATCTCTCTTTTGCTATTCGTCATCCGGATATGTTAAATGAAATGTTGGGGAACTCGTTGTCGGAAAAAACCATGAAACGGCTTTACGAAGCCCGGAAAAAAGGGATTCCTCTTTTTGTCAATCCATATTATTTGTCTCTGTTATCTGAAAATTGCGATTTTCAAGCACCGGTGGCCGACAAAGTATTGCGTGATTATGTTTTTCCCAGCCAGAAATTAATTGATTCTTTCGGGCATATTGTGGCCTGGGAAAAAGAAGACATCATGCGGCCGGGCGAGCCGAATGCGGCGGGATGGCTGTTGCCGGCATATCACAATATTCATCGTCGTTATCCTGATGTGGCCATTTTTATTCCGGATACTACCGGAAGGGCCTGTGCCGGTTTATGTGCTTCCTGTCAGCGGATGTACGATTTCCAGAATGGCCATTTTAACTTTAACCTGAAGAAGTTACAGCCGCGAATGAGTTGGCCTGAGAAAATGCATTTGCTGATGGATTACTTTGAAAAAGACACCCAGTTGCGTGATATACTCATTACCGGGGGCGATGCTTTCATGAATTCTGATGAATCGCTGAAACAGATCTTGGATGCTGTTTTGACAATGGCGGTTCGCAAAAAAGAAAAAAATAAAAACAGGAAAGATGGGGAGAAATATGCTGAGATTGTAAGAATAAGGCTTGGAACACGCATCCCGGTTTATTTACCACAGCGTGTTACCGATTCGTTAATTCAGATTTTGTCTGATTTTCGCCGGAAAGCAGGAGAAGCCGGTATTCGGCAGTTTGTGGTTCAAACCCACATTGAATCGGCTATGGAAATTACTCCTGAAACCCAAAAAGCGGTACAGAAACTGATCCGCGCCGGCTGGGTGGTTACCAACCAGCAGGTTTTTATTACGGCAGCTTCCCTGCGCGGGCATACTGTACGGCTGAGACAGGTGTTGAATGATATTGGAATTTTGCCGTATTACACCTTTTCTGTCAAAGGATTCATGGAAAATCATTATAATTTTACGCCTAATGCACGCGCAGTACAAGAGCTGGCAGAAGAAAAAGTGTACGGCCGTATTCCGGAGAATTTGCAGAATCTTTTGAAAACGGTTCATGAAAAGGAAATCTGTGTCCCGGAGGTGATCAATAAAATCCGGCAACAAGCCGGGATTCCTTTTGTGGCTACAGATCGTAATTTGATGAATCTTCCTGGCGTGGGAAAAAGTCTTGGCTTCAGAACGATAGGAATCACGGCTGACGGGAGAAGAATTTTATGTTTTAAATATGATAAAAACCGTCGGCACAGCCCGATCGTAAAAAACAACGAAGAAGTGATTATCATTGAGTCCAAATCCATTGCCAAATATCTTCGTCAGCTGGAATCCATGGGGCAAAATATCCGTGAATATCAGTCGGTATGGGGATATTCTTTAAGCGAAACAGAATCTTTATCTGCAGTGTATCTTTATCCTGAATATGATTTTAAAGTTACGGAACGGTTCACTCATCTACAGCCAGGTGCAAAAACCGAATCTTTTGATAAAGAAGAGAAAAACGTTTCTATACTGGTGAGTCAGGAATATAATAACTAG
- the ruvC gene encoding crossover junction endodeoxyribonuclease RuvC, with protein sequence MASERIILGIDPGTNVMGYGLIYQSGNKIRMITMGILKLSQYANHALKLKKIFERTLALVEEYHPDELAIEAPFYGKNVQSMLKLGRAQGVAMAAALYKDLPIFEYSPKKIKQAITGNGNASKEQVAGMLKNILDFPELPQKLDATDGLAAAVCHYFQGNTTGTSGSYHSWKSFLKDHPERLKK encoded by the coding sequence TTGGCCAGCGAAAGAATCATATTAGGTATTGACCCGGGAACCAACGTGATGGGTTACGGACTGATTTATCAGTCGGGCAATAAAATCAGGATGATCACCATGGGAATCCTGAAACTGTCGCAGTATGCCAACCATGCGCTAAAATTAAAAAAGATTTTTGAACGGACACTGGCGCTTGTAGAGGAATATCATCCGGATGAATTGGCTATAGAAGCTCCTTTTTATGGCAAAAATGTGCAATCCATGTTGAAACTGGGACGGGCACAGGGCGTGGCCATGGCTGCGGCTTTGTATAAAGACCTTCCCATTTTTGAATATTCTCCGAAAAAAATTAAGCAGGCCATCACCGGAAACGGAAACGCCTCCAAAGAGCAAGTGGCCGGCATGTTAAAGAACATTTTAGATTTTCCCGAACTTCCGCAAAAACTGGATGCTACCGATGGACTGGCTGCTGCGGTATGCCATTATTTTCAGGGAAATACAACCGGTACGTCAGGCAGTTACCACAGCTGGAAAAGCTTTTTAAAAGATCATCCGGAGCGATTGAAAAAATAA